Proteins from one Anastrepha obliqua isolate idAnaObli1 chromosome 2, idAnaObli1_1.0, whole genome shotgun sequence genomic window:
- the LOC129239313 gene encoding mpv17-like protein 2, with protein MAPTSVLAIRAAALKSVVLLRELHKRAFSNKFLLVTNVGISLGLSTVGDLLEQHYEMYSGDLNEWDKRRTTNMGISGMGVGAICHFWYKFLDHRMPGRTIGIVMKKIVLDQFICSPLYISAFFMTMGALEDKSIEETWQEMKEKAWKLYAAEWMVWPPAQFINFYWLPTRYRVFYDNVISLGYDVYTSQVKHND; from the coding sequence ATGGCGCCAACTTCGGTCTTGGCTATACGGGCCGCTGCATTGAAATCAGTAGTACTCTTACGTGAATTACACAAACGCGCTTTTAGTAACAAATTTCTACTTGTAACCAATGTGGGCATTTCGCTGGGCCTTAGTACCGTCGGTGATCTATTGGAACAACATTACGAAATGTATAGTGGCGATTTGAATGAATGGGACAAACGACGGACCACTAACATGGGCATTTCCGGTATGGGTGTTGGTGCCATCTGCCATTTTTGGTACAAGTTCCTCGATCACCGAATGCCAGGTCGCACGATTGGCattgttatgaaaaaaattgtgttggatCAATTCATTTGCTCACCACTCTACATATCCGCATTCTTCATGACGATGGGCGCATTGGAAGACAAATCGATTGAAGAGACATGGCAGGAGATGAAAGAAAAAGCGTGGAAATTATATGCTGCCGAATGGATGGTTTGGCCACCCGCACAATTTATTAACTTCTATTGGCTACCCACACGATATCGCGTATTCTATGATAATGTCATTAGTCTGGGCTATGACGTTTATACATCGCAGGTGAAACATAATGACTAG
- the LOC129239209 gene encoding inhibitor of growth protein 3, producing MLYLEDYLEMIEHLPQELRDRFTEMRELDLTVQNSMDSLEKKTRTFFQQCKRGELQNETADLDFQNLRKEYYKVLEDADEKVNIATQIHELVERYLRRLDSELFKFKCELEADNNGITEILEKRSLELDGGSSAATALMNVIGVTQKENRYYGSISAVTATNSHSMLGVPGGTMGGLSLPATPTATTKDNRYRTPKPEKRRDSTSNLSGISEKRTNLGNNLTPNPSVAVVRPITPVIGTHSVLNSATTAVNSAGNTAAVAYNLQQLGGSASNAIAAAASQAIVATQQMPQGRRTASLKASYEAIHGASGGPPEFWISRDIANAATAAAQTTLQTTNVEKKQKKKINTNSITHANSVGSGSAPSSAISLASSSSSVSVDSVDMLPSSSNLSAMGNLGITSIGLTTIGGSAASTSTAAANRVTSATSSINQSSTLAPTSNITVNENGLVVEQTPEGEWSYDPNEPRYCTCNQVSYGDMVACDNDACPYEWFHYPCVGITQPPKGKWYCPKCTASMRRRGNRKI from the exons ATGTTATATCTGGAGGATTACCTTGAAA TGATCGAGCACTTGCCGCAGGAGCTAAGGGACCGTTTTACAGAGATGCGTGAACTGGACTTGACTGTGCAAA ATAGTATGGATTCTTTGGAGAAAAAAACACGAAcattttttcaacaatgtaAACGTGGAGAATTACAAAATGAGACTGCGGACTTAGATTTCCAAAACCTTCGTAAAGAGTACTACAAAGTGCTGGAAGATGCCGACGAAAAAGTAAACATTGCCACACAAATTCATGAGTTGGTCGAGCGTTATTTGCGCCGATTGGACAGCGAActcttcaaattcaaatgtGAATTGGAAGCAGATAACAACGGTATTacagaaatattagaaaaacgttCGTTAGAGTTAGATGGTGGCTCAAGTGCAGCCACGGCATTGATGAATGTAATCGGTGTTACCCAAAAAGAAAATCGATATTATGGCTCAATAAGTGCAGTAACGGCTACGAATAGTCATAGCATGCTAGGCGTGCCAGGTGGTACTATGGGCGGTTTGTCACTCCCGgcaacaccaacagcaacaacaaaagataATCGCTATCGTACTCCGAAGCCAGAGAAACGTCGAGACAGCACTTCAAATTTATCCGGCATATCAGAGAAACGTACGAACTTGGGCAATAATTTGACACCTAATCCTTCGGTAGCAGTGGTGCGTCCTATAACACCAGTCATAGGTACACATTCCGTGCTGAATTCGGCGACCACTGCAGTTAATTCAGCTGGTAATACTGCAGCTGTTGCTTACAATTTGCAACAACTAGGCGGATCCGCTTCGAATGCAATTGCTGCAGCGGCTAGTCAAGCCATAGTTGCAACACAACAAATGCCACAGGGACGTCGCACCGCGAGTCTTAAAGCCAGTTATGAGGCTATACATGGCGCTAGTGGTGGACCGCCTGAGTTTTGGATAAGCCGAGACATTGCAAATGCAGCGACAGCTGCTGCACAAACTACGCTTCAGACCACAAACgttgagaaaaaacaaaaaaa aaaaataaataccaacAGTATTACTCATGCCAACAGTGTCGGTAGCGGTAGCGCACCGTCGTCGGCAATTTCGCTGGCTTCTTCGTCGTCATCAGTGAGTGTGGACTCGGTGGATATGTTGCCATCCTCATCTAATTTATCTGCTATGGGAAATCTTGGCATTACGTCTATTGGACTTACAACTATTGGAGGTAGTGCGGCATCGACTTCCACCGCCGCAGCCAATCGTGTCACTTCGGCTACGTcttcaatcaatcaatcaagtACTCTTGCGCCGACTTCAAATATTACCGTCAATGAAAATGGGTTGGTGGTGGAGCAAACACCAGAGGGAGAATGGTCATATGATCCAAACGAACCACGTTACTGTACTTGTAATCAAGTCTCATATGGTGATATGGTCGCTTGCGACAATGATGCGTGTCCTTATGAATGGTTTCATTATCCATGTGTGGGTATTACCCAACCGCCTAAAGGCAAGTGGTATTGTCCTAAATGTACAGCGTCTATGCGTCGGCGCGGGAATAGGAAAATATAG